GGTGGCGGCATTAAAAACATTGAGCTGGTCAATAAAACTGATCAACTTGAGCATTATTATCAGTTGCATTGCACATTTGAAACGGTTGATGCTATGGGTGCCAACTTCATCAATTCTTGTTTAGAACAATTTGGCAAAACCCTTGAAAAAATAGCACACCATTTAAACGTTGAAGTCATTATGTGCATTTTATCTAATTATGTACCAGAATGCACCGTGCGTGCTGAAGTCTCTTGCCCGATTGAAGACTTGGCAACCAATGCTGAAGACAGCAAAAATTTTGCACGCCGATTTAAACAAGCCATCGATATTGCTAATGTTGAGCCTTATCGTGCTGTAACACATAACAAAGGTATTATGAACGGTATTGATGCTGTGGTTTTGGCTACAGGAAATGATTTTAGAGCCGTTGAAGCTGGCGTTCACGCTTACGCCGCTAAAGACGGTCAATATAAAAGTTTAACTCACGTCAATATTGAGAATAATCAATTTAAATTCTGGATTGAAGTTCCTATAGCAGTTGGTACTGTTGGCGGTTTAACCAGTCTTCATCCTTTAGTTAAAGTGACTTTATCTATACTGGGTAATCCATCGGCTGAACAACTGATGCGTATCATTGCTGTTGCTGGTTTGGCACAAAACTTTGGTGCTGTAAACTCTTTGGTAACCGACGGCATTCAAAAAGGTCATATGAAAATGCATTTATTAAACATTTTGAATCAATTTGACGCCACGAATAGCGAAAAAGCTCAAGCTATAGAATATTTTAAAACCCATTCAGCCACGCATAATGCGGTTGTAGATTTTATCAATAGAATTCGGTCTTAAATGCAAACGCAAAACTTTTACAGTCACGGCAAACTTTTACTC
This genomic window from Flavobacterium sp. CS20 contains:
- a CDS encoding hydroxymethylglutaryl-CoA reductase, degradative, giving the protein MTKISGFSKLTKAEKIDWVCKQYLQGQDQAKSILKQYCNSDKKLQKLHDEFAENTVSNYYLPFGLAPNFIIDDQVYCIPMAIEESSVVAAASKAAKFWGNKGGFKTQVLGTTKVGQAHFSCQSEYHQLKDAFEKHKAQFFEDASDITKNMKRRGGGIKNIELVNKTDQLEHYYQLHCTFETVDAMGANFINSCLEQFGKTLEKIAHHLNVEVIMCILSNYVPECTVRAEVSCPIEDLATNAEDSKNFARRFKQAIDIANVEPYRAVTHNKGIMNGIDAVVLATGNDFRAVEAGVHAYAAKDGQYKSLTHVNIENNQFKFWIEVPIAVGTVGGLTSLHPLVKVTLSILGNPSAEQLMRIIAVAGLAQNFGAVNSLVTDGIQKGHMKMHLLNILNQFDATNSEKAQAIEYFKTHSATHNAVVDFINRIRS